In Arthrobacter sp. SLBN-112, a genomic segment contains:
- a CDS encoding ComEC/Rec2 family competence protein, whose translation MAAAVGVSLMLAAAAAAHSAAGSAQRFDGPLAEAITAGRSVVAVVEVAGSPRAVTGPGGAAERWSVPVVTQEVSTGGVRIRTRAPLVIMGGQDWGSVVPGQTLRAAGKLRPADPGRTEAGNLAASTAPARSTAGPVLQESARELRGRFVSAASFLEPDARGLLPGMVTGDTSALDQGLANAMKLVGMTHLTAVSGANCSLVLGALLVLCRRFRLPRAPAAGVALAGLALFVVLVGPDASVLRAALMGAIGVASLAGGRSGRGLSFLCLAVIGLLLFDPALGTSVGFLLSVLATLGIILLGRRIIDWIPVVVPRWLAASVAVPLSAQLLCGPVIVLLQPQFATYALLANVVASPLVAPVTLLGTAAVPLVALLPWAATVLIAVAGTFSSGVAATARFAAQLPASALPWPEGVPGLLSMLLLSVLTFALVWAAARPRRLIRRITEAHSVAEAVVELLATRMQRVRHSCSVALRYGHGGPGYRTKSAGSNPQSRLRKSAKPALRRSTFPPGGT comes from the coding sequence TTGGCGGCCGCCGTCGGTGTCTCCCTGATGCTTGCTGCTGCTGCCGCCGCGCATTCGGCAGCAGGCTCAGCCCAGCGTTTTGACGGGCCGTTGGCCGAGGCGATCACGGCAGGCAGATCGGTCGTTGCTGTCGTCGAGGTGGCCGGGAGCCCGCGTGCTGTGACCGGGCCGGGGGGAGCGGCGGAACGATGGTCGGTGCCGGTGGTGACCCAGGAAGTCTCGACAGGAGGGGTGCGAATCCGGACCCGGGCACCGCTTGTCATCATGGGCGGACAGGACTGGGGTTCGGTGGTGCCCGGACAAACCCTGCGTGCCGCGGGCAAGCTGCGGCCCGCGGACCCGGGACGCACGGAGGCGGGGAACCTGGCGGCCTCCACTGCTCCCGCACGGTCCACGGCTGGTCCAGTCCTGCAGGAGTCTGCAAGGGAGCTCCGCGGCCGCTTCGTATCGGCTGCGTCCTTCCTGGAACCGGACGCCCGCGGGCTCCTGCCGGGGATGGTCACCGGAGACACCAGTGCCTTGGATCAAGGATTGGCCAACGCAATGAAATTGGTGGGCATGACTCACCTGACCGCAGTGAGCGGGGCCAACTGCAGCCTGGTGCTGGGGGCATTGCTGGTGCTGTGCCGGCGGTTCCGGTTGCCCCGTGCCCCGGCCGCAGGAGTGGCCCTTGCCGGACTGGCATTGTTCGTGGTGCTTGTGGGTCCTGACGCCAGCGTGCTGCGCGCGGCACTGATGGGTGCCATCGGGGTGGCCTCCCTGGCCGGGGGACGCTCGGGACGAGGTTTGAGCTTCCTCTGCTTGGCAGTTATCGGGCTCCTGCTGTTCGACCCCGCACTTGGAACCAGCGTCGGCTTCCTGCTATCGGTGCTGGCCACGCTCGGAATTATTCTCCTGGGCCGGCGGATCATCGACTGGATTCCCGTGGTGGTGCCGCGGTGGCTGGCCGCCTCGGTTGCCGTTCCGCTGTCCGCACAGTTGCTGTGCGGGCCGGTCATCGTCCTGTTGCAGCCCCAGTTCGCTACGTATGCCCTGCTGGCCAATGTGGTGGCCTCGCCCCTGGTGGCTCCGGTAACCCTGCTGGGGACCGCGGCAGTGCCCCTGGTTGCCTTGCTGCCCTGGGCCGCTACGGTGCTGATTGCCGTGGCGGGGACCTTCAGTTCGGGCGTTGCCGCAACGGCAAGGTTTGCTGCCCAACTGCCGGCATCCGCCTTGCCCTGGCCGGAAGGAGTCCCAGGCCTGCTGTCCATGCTGCTGCTGTCAGTTCTCACGTTCGCCTTGGTCTGGGCGGCCGCGCGGCCACGCCGGCTCATCCGAAGGATCACGGAGGCACATTCGGTGGCAGAAGCGGTGGTCGAACTGCTCGCAACGCGGATGCAGCGGGTCCGCCATAGCTGCAGCGTGGCGCTCAGGTACGGACACGGCGGCCCCGGGTACCGCACTAAATCCGCAGGAAGCAATCCTCAATCCCGGCTGCGCAAAAGCGCTAAACCCGCGCTCCGGCGTTCAACGTTTCCTCCTGGCGGGACGTAA
- the holA gene encoding DNA polymerase III subunit delta has protein sequence MAAAQKRETRSPASNAASWRDVTPAQVVLVSGPEEYLGIRAIDRVRSQVRAAAPDVELSRINAAGYEPGTLTMQVSPSLFGESKFIEVESVEGMNEAFLADALDYLQHPEPDAVVVLRHAGGARGKKLLDAVKKDGWPVVDCQPLKKDADKISFVTAEFKAAGRQINQDAVQALVNAVGADLSELAAACSQLIADATSTVTSETVDRYYGGRIEATAFKVADAAMAGNAPLALSTLRHALATGADPVPLVAALAAKLRTVARVAGASGSSAQIAAELGMQPWLVEQAQRDVRRWTPEGLVRSIQATAEADAQVKGLSRDPVYAVEHAVTVIAMSVQGR, from the coding sequence ATGGCTGCTGCGCAAAAACGCGAAACCCGCTCTCCGGCGTCGAACGCTGCCTCCTGGCGGGACGTTACCCCGGCGCAGGTTGTCCTGGTCAGCGGACCGGAGGAATACCTGGGCATCAGGGCCATCGACAGGGTCCGGTCGCAAGTCCGGGCGGCGGCACCGGACGTGGAGCTCAGCCGCATCAACGCCGCGGGGTATGAGCCCGGCACCCTGACCATGCAGGTCAGCCCCTCGTTGTTCGGCGAAAGCAAATTCATCGAGGTCGAGTCAGTGGAAGGCATGAACGAAGCGTTCCTCGCCGACGCGCTCGACTATTTGCAGCATCCTGAGCCGGATGCCGTCGTCGTGCTTCGCCACGCCGGCGGCGCCCGCGGCAAAAAGTTGCTCGACGCCGTCAAGAAGGACGGCTGGCCGGTTGTTGATTGCCAGCCACTGAAGAAAGATGCGGACAAGATCTCCTTCGTTACCGCAGAATTCAAGGCCGCGGGCCGCCAGATCAACCAGGACGCCGTGCAGGCTCTCGTGAACGCGGTGGGTGCAGACCTGTCCGAACTCGCCGCCGCCTGCAGCCAGCTGATCGCTGACGCCACCAGTACAGTCACGTCCGAGACAGTGGACCGCTACTACGGAGGGCGCATTGAAGCCACCGCCTTCAAAGTGGCCGACGCCGCCATGGCGGGAAATGCGCCCCTGGCGCTCTCCACGCTGCGCCATGCCCTCGCCACGGGTGCGGATCCAGTGCCCCTGGTGGCCGCCCTCGCCGCAAAGCTGCGGACGGTTGCGCGGGTGGCCGGCGCGTCCGGGTCATCGGCGCAGATTGCGGCGGAGCTTGGAATGCAGCCCTGGCTCGTTGAACAGGCCCAGCGGGACGTCCGCCGCTGGACGCCCGAAGGCCTGGTGCGCTCCATCCAGGCCACGGCAGAGGCTGACGCCCAGGTCAAGGGCCTGTCCAGGGATCCGGTCTACGCCGTGGAACACGCCGTGACAGTAATCGCCATGTCGGTTCAGGGCAGGTAA
- the rpsT gene encoding 30S ribosomal protein S20: MANIKSQKKRILTNEKARLRNNAVKSELKTAIRAVNTAVESSDKDAATTALVTASRKLDKAVSKGVLHKNNAANRKSAISKKVNAL; the protein is encoded by the coding sequence GTGGCGAATATCAAGTCCCAGAAGAAGCGCATCCTGACCAACGAGAAGGCACGTCTGCGCAACAACGCAGTCAAGTCTGAGCTGAAGACGGCCATCCGCGCCGTCAACACCGCTGTTGAGTCCTCTGACAAGGACGCTGCTACTACTGCGCTCGTTACTGCCAGCCGTAAGCTGGACAAGGCTGTCAGCAAGGGTGTTCTGCACAAGAACAACGCAGCGAACCGCAAGTCGGCGATCTCCAAGAAGGTCAACGCACTCTAA